A single window of Zea mays cultivar B73 chromosome 10, Zm-B73-REFERENCE-NAM-5.0, whole genome shotgun sequence DNA harbors:
- the LOC103641520 gene encoding G-type lectin S-receptor-like serine/threonine-protein kinase SD2-5 gives MKPWACNTSNMWVAFLLVIGFPFLLTTVVGQLSTTAPPNSWELTNLEAIPMDGAVASMRPVLENSANLYRTLFGFYTTDGHSFVLSVVFLGPKAPVIWSANPDSPVSSSAVLNFTREGDLLLHEAGGGTVIWSTGTSGMSVAVAGMKLDDLGNLVLFDRKNSSAWQSFDNPTDTLVLGQSLCRGNSSLSAKPSITKWPGARVYLSAELDGLQYSFKPAAYTQLFKATAASTNATPNCYAFVNGSFGFPDKVFSLPLAGSMQLMRLESDGHLRLYEMGIPQLELRMIPVLDVLSTVMDFCDYPLACGDYGVCSDGQCSCPSSSYFRLRSERHPDAGCVPLASSASCDHRLIPLDNVSYFSYTTFQSSATPGISQALCLRSCLLDCSCRVVLFQRSLSFGEDGMSFGGDAGNCLLLSEQKLIMFAEGSANNVSALFSIQDGHSAERRNIVIITSTVAGISVASVLGFAVLWKKWREEEEPLFDGIPGTPSRFTFHELKAATGNFSTKLGAGGFGSVFRGTIGKQTVAVKRLEGVNQGMEEFLAEVKTIGRIHQLNLVRLVGFCAEKSHRLLVYEYLSNGSLDTWIFGASLVFSLSWKTRRGIMLAIARGLSYLHEECEEKIAHLDIKPQNILLDSKFNAKLSDFGLSKMIDRDQSKVVTRMRGTRGYLAPEWLGSTITEKADVYSFGIVMVEMICGRRNLDESLPEQSIHLVSLLQERAKSGQLLDLVDSGSDDMKSNNVEEVMRTMKLAMWCLQVDSSSRPSMSTVAKVLEGAVAMEATPGCIFVPSFASGDDAAAAVAGSNSNSSYVPSESHLSGPR, from the exons ATGAAACCATGGGCATGCAATACTTCAAACATGTGGGTGGCCTTCCTTCTAGTGATTGGCTTCCCTTTTCTCCTCACTACTGTCGTCGGCCAGCTCTCCACTACAGCTCCCCCGAACTCGTGGGAACTTACCAATCTAGAAGCCATACCTATGGACGGAGCGGTCGCTAGCATGCGACCTGTCCTTGAAAACAGCGCAAACCTGTACAGGACCTTGTTCGGCTTCTACACCACGGATGGGCATTCGTTTGTTCTCTCTGTGGTGTTTCTGGGACCCAAGGCTCCAGTCATCTGGTCTGCCAACCCCGACAGTCCTGTGAGCAGCAGCGCCGTCCTGAATTTCACCAGAGAAGGAGACCTGCTCCTGCATGAAGCTGGTGGCGGCACAGTAatctggagcacaggtaccagcgGCATGTCAGTTGCAGTTGCAGGCATGAAGCTGGATGACCTAGGAAACCTTGTGCTCTTCGACCGGAAGAACTCGTCTGCGTGGCAGTCCTTTGACAACCCAACCGACACTTTGGTCCTGGGGCAGTCGCTCTGCAGGGGGAACAGCAGCCTCAGCGCGAAGCCCTCGATCACGAAATGGCCTGGCGCAAGGGTTTATCTGTCTGCAGAGCTTGATGGGCTGCAGTACTCTTTCAAGCCCGCAGCCTACACGCAGCTGTTCAAAGCTACTGCAGCATCAACCAATGCAACGCCAAACTGCTATGCGTTCGTCAACGGCAGCTTCGGGTTCCCGGACAAGGTCTTCTCGCTGCCGCTGGCAGGATCAATGCAGCTGATGAGGTTGGAGTCGGATGGGCATCTGAGGCTTTACGAGATGGGGATACCTCAGCTGGAACTGCGCATG ATCCCGGTGCTCGATGTTTTAAGCACTGTCATGGACTTCTGTGACTACCCACTGGCATGTGGCGATTACGGTGTTTGCAGTGACGGACAGTGTTCTTGCCCCAGTTCCAGCTATTTCAGGCTCCGAAGCGAACGACATCCAGACGCTGGTTGCGTGCCCTTGGCAAGCAGCGCCTCCTGCGACCACAGGCTGATACCGCTCGACAACGTTTCTTACTTCAGTTACACCACGTTCCAGTCATCAGCCACCCCGGGCATCTCCCAGGCTCTCTGCCTGCGTTCTTGCCTACTGGACTGCTCCTGCAGAGTCGTTCTTTTTCAGAGGAGCCTGAGCTTCGGCGAAGATGGAATGAGCTTCGGTGGAGACGCTGGTAACTGCTTGCTTCTATCAGAGCAGAAGCTGATCATGTTTgcagaaggctcggcaaacaatGTTTCGGCGCTGTTCAGCATACAAGACGGACACTCGGCGGAAAGGAGGAACATTGTTATTATTACTTCAACAGTTGCAGGTATTTCAGTTGCATCAGTTTTGGGTTTCGCTGTCTTATGGAAGAAGTGGAGGGAAGAGGAGGAGCCGCTGTTTGACGGCATACCGGGGACACCGAGCCGTTTCACCTTCCACGAGCTGAAGGCTGCCACGGGCAACTTCTCCACCAAGCTTGGAGCGGGCGGCTTCGGGTCGGTCTTCAGAGGCACCATAGGCAAGCAAACCGTCGCTGTGAAGCGCCTAGAGGGCGTCAATCAGGGAATGGAGGAGTTCTTGGCAGAGGTGAAGACGATCGGCAGGATCCATCAGCTGAACCTGGTCAGGCTGGTAGGATTCTGCGCCGAGAAATCGCACAGGCTCCTCGTCTACGAGTACCTGTCCAACGGCTCGCTGGACACATGGATCTTCGGCGCGAGTTTAGTCTTCAGCCTCTCCTGGAAAACCAGGCGCGGTATCATGCTGGCCATTGCCAGGGGCCTGTCGTACCTCCACGAGGAATGCGAGGAGAAGATCGCTCATCTGGACATCAAGCCGCAGAACATTCTCCTGGACAGCAAGTTCAACGCGAAGCTCTCGGACTTCGGGCTCTCCAAGATGATCGACAGGGACCAGAGCAAAGTCGTGACGCGCATGCGAGGGACGCGCGGGTACCTAGCGCCCGAGTGGCTGGGGTCGACCATCACCGAGAAGGCGGACGTCTACAGCTTCGGGATCGTGATGGTGGAGATGATCTGCGGCCGGCGGAACCTGGACGAGTCCCTGCCAGAGCAGAGCATCCACCTGGTCAGCCTGCTCCAGGAACGGGCCAAGTCTGGGCAGCTGCTTGATCTGGTGGACAGCGGCAGCGACGACATGAAGTCCAACAACGTCGAGGAGGTCATGCGGACGATGAAGCTTGCGATGTGGTGCTTGCAGGTGGATAGCAGCAGCAGGCCCTCGATGTCGACGGTCGCCAAGGTGCTGGAAGGAGCGGTGGCCATGGAGGCCACGCCTGGCTGCATCTTCGTCCCCAGTTTTGCGTCAGGTGatgatgctgctgctgctgtggcagGGTCCAATTCCAATTCCTCCTATGTGCCATCTGAGTCGCACTTATCTGGGCCTAGGTGA